The Aureispira anguillae genome contains a region encoding:
- a CDS encoding transglycosylase domain-containing protein, producing MPKYIEDLSEQSNPSDVRLIEREKRVAKYQNFIKWMWRLYALGILLAIGIFVMLSFDLPSFEELENPRSRIASNIYSSDHAILGKYYIENRTPVEYDSLSPHLINALIATEDARYLEHSGIDAEALGRVFVKTLILQQSGAGGGSTISQQLAKLLVGRPNTKNKGTIKRAWLLVSTKLKEWLTAVRLERSYTKQEIIALYFNEFDFLYGANGIKSAAEIYYDKHPYDLSITEAAMLVRMLKNPSLYNPRRHVERASKGREQVLKNMQIKGHITEAEYHKLRVTPVEMSKFRVKDHNDGIATYFRMYLRDYLKKLLVQLAKDNPQFQKPDGTPYDIYRDGLKIYTTIDSRVQRHAEKAALDHLKEHQTRLFKTWSDWNHPNPPINSKIKNPWTRKTSKNTDAEMNLRRLGLLKQVWGSPRYQKVRSKFMPTAVAHKLRDIDIDRLFQIVEYDKKPKRKNRYSPWVDGKALLKKWEETGFISSKQAQNYKDILTSKAIDSLQKQNKAIMDYMKTPVQTTVFAYNKRGEKDTLMSPFDSIRYHRMHLQTGMLALEPTTGAIKAWVGGINHKYFKFDHVNKDQAARQVGSTIKPFLYALTVDLKGYSPCFKVWDQPTTISKGEGQFGLLKDWTPKNAGGFSGDEITLTEALNRSLNSVSAYLMKELKGPEPFRNFLADVGIDTSNGRVPTSAALCLGVPNLSPFEMAGGYTIFANKGTYTEPIFIDRIEDKNGNLIYSAGQDQRSEAILSEQGAYVMNQMLQRIQRGRLRGVKSSYGGKTGTTNFQADGWFMGITPDLVVGTWVGCDDRYIRFRSLTYGQGAKMARPIFRNVLLNMEADSTLREDNVFNPNSRFPIPEIIEREMDCLKYNQFTEESIKDKGNDATNTDVYGTDEDF from the coding sequence ATGCCTAAATATATAGAAGATTTGTCAGAACAGTCCAACCCCTCAGATGTTCGTTTGATTGAAAGAGAAAAAAGAGTTGCCAAGTATCAAAATTTCATTAAATGGATGTGGCGATTGTACGCATTGGGAATTTTATTGGCGATAGGAATTTTTGTAATGCTTTCTTTTGATTTACCTTCTTTTGAAGAATTGGAGAATCCTAGGAGTCGTATTGCTTCTAATATTTATTCGTCTGATCATGCCATTCTAGGGAAGTATTATATAGAAAATAGAACACCTGTAGAATACGATAGTTTGTCTCCGCACTTGATTAATGCCTTGATTGCGACAGAGGATGCTCGTTATTTGGAGCATTCTGGAATCGATGCGGAAGCTCTAGGGAGGGTGTTTGTAAAAACGTTGATTCTTCAGCAAAGTGGTGCTGGTGGAGGTAGTACAATTTCTCAACAATTGGCTAAATTATTAGTAGGGCGTCCTAATACTAAAAATAAGGGTACCATTAAACGAGCTTGGTTATTGGTTTCTACCAAACTAAAAGAATGGTTGACAGCAGTTCGTTTGGAACGCTCCTATACCAAACAAGAGATTATTGCCTTGTATTTTAATGAATTTGACTTTTTGTATGGAGCCAATGGAATCAAATCAGCGGCAGAAATTTATTACGACAAGCATCCTTATGATCTGAGCATTACGGAAGCTGCTATGTTGGTGCGCATGCTAAAAAATCCGTCCTTGTATAATCCCAGACGACATGTTGAACGAGCTAGCAAGGGTAGAGAACAGGTGTTAAAAAATATGCAAATCAAAGGGCATATTACAGAGGCAGAATATCATAAACTGCGTGTGACTCCCGTTGAAATGTCTAAATTTAGAGTTAAAGATCACAACGATGGGATTGCAACTTATTTTCGGATGTATCTGAGAGATTATCTCAAAAAACTATTGGTGCAATTGGCAAAGGATAATCCGCAGTTTCAGAAACCAGATGGTACTCCTTATGACATTTATAGAGATGGCTTAAAAATCTACACAACAATTGATTCTAGAGTGCAAAGGCATGCCGAAAAGGCTGCTTTAGACCACTTAAAAGAGCATCAAACTCGCTTATTTAAAACATGGTCAGATTGGAATCATCCTAATCCTCCTATTAATTCAAAAATCAAAAACCCTTGGACACGAAAAACCTCAAAAAATACAGATGCAGAGATGAATTTGCGTCGTTTGGGTTTGTTAAAACAAGTTTGGGGATCACCTCGTTATCAAAAGGTACGATCTAAATTTATGCCTACAGCAGTTGCCCATAAATTAAGAGATATTGATATTGATAGATTGTTCCAAATTGTTGAGTACGACAAAAAACCGAAACGAAAAAATCGCTATTCTCCTTGGGTAGATGGAAAAGCCTTGCTGAAAAAATGGGAAGAAACGGGATTCATTTCCTCCAAACAAGCGCAGAATTACAAAGATATTTTGACCAGCAAAGCAATTGATTCGCTCCAAAAGCAAAATAAAGCGATCATGGATTATATGAAAACGCCTGTTCAAACAACGGTGTTTGCTTATAACAAAAGAGGAGAAAAAGATACCTTAATGAGCCCGTTTGATTCGATCCGTTATCATAGAATGCATCTGCAAACAGGAATGTTGGCCTTGGAACCCACAACTGGAGCGATTAAGGCTTGGGTAGGAGGAATTAACCACAAATACTTTAAGTTTGATCATGTTAATAAAGATCAGGCTGCTCGCCAAGTAGGCTCAACGATTAAACCATTTTTGTATGCTTTGACAGTAGATCTAAAAGGCTATTCTCCTTGTTTTAAGGTGTGGGATCAACCTACCACTATTTCAAAAGGAGAGGGGCAATTTGGATTATTAAAAGATTGGACACCTAAGAACGCAGGTGGTTTTAGCGGGGACGAAATTACCTTAACAGAGGCTTTAAATCGTTCTTTGAACTCGGTTTCTGCTTATTTGATGAAGGAGCTAAAAGGTCCAGAACCTTTCCGAAATTTTTTGGCTGATGTTGGGATTGATACTTCTAATGGTCGAGTGCCAACTTCGGCGGCACTTTGTTTGGGAGTGCCTAACTTATCACCTTTTGAAATGGCAGGAGGATATACCATTTTTGCAAATAAAGGGACTTACACGGAGCCAATCTTTATTGATCGAATTGAAGATAAAAATGGCAATCTCATTTATTCGGCGGGGCAGGATCAACGTTCAGAAGCTATTTTGTCTGAACAGGGGGCTTATGTGATGAATCAGATGTTGCAACGCATACAGAGAGGGCGTTTGAGAGGGGTGAAATCTTCTTACGGAGGAAAAACAGGAACGACGAATTTTCAAGCAGATGGTTGGTTTATGGGAATAACGCCAGATTTGGTAGTCGGAACTTGGGTTGGATGCGACGATCGTTATATTCGTTTTAGAAGTTTGACCTATGGGCAGGGAGCAAAAATGGCTCGACCTATTTTTAGAAATGTTTTATTAAATATGGAGGCAGATTCAACCCTTCGAGAAGATAATGTTTTTAATCCCAATTCAAGATTCCCCATTCCCGAAATTATAGAACGAGAGATGGACTGTTTAAAATACAATCAGTTTACGGAGGAAAGCATTAAGGATAAAGGCAATGATGCAACCAATACCGATGTTTATGGAACAGATGAAGATTTTTAA
- the porN gene encoding type IX secretion system ring subunit PorN/GldN, translating into MNSITKITSLLVAGLLVVTNSIDAQNTYMTEAGVRVTEDKKACKKPRDGFYDRYLHKEKMPLPYDYIHEKDVFWEKRIWREVDTREKMNHTFVSPHGPLITTLLDAAKEGNITLYSSWDEKFSIALSQDEIQNLMSYADTISIYDPETLRDSIVVVTNEFNWENVQKYRIKEVWYFDEETSTLGVRILGIAPIINRYDDNGEFLNSGPMFWAYYPELRKTFAQTETFNPLNDGARLSWDDLFEARLFSSYIIKENNIHDRRIKDYAKNGTNALLESERIHSEIFNFEHDLWSY; encoded by the coding sequence ATGAATTCAATCACAAAAATTACCAGCTTGTTGGTAGCTGGATTATTGGTTGTTACCAATTCGATAGATGCTCAAAATACTTACATGACCGAAGCAGGCGTTCGTGTTACAGAGGACAAAAAAGCCTGTAAGAAACCTAGGGATGGTTTTTATGATCGTTATCTGCACAAAGAAAAAATGCCACTGCCTTATGACTATATCCATGAAAAAGATGTTTTTTGGGAAAAAAGAATATGGAGAGAAGTTGATACACGTGAAAAAATGAATCATACTTTTGTTAGTCCGCATGGTCCTTTGATTACGACCCTCTTAGATGCTGCAAAAGAAGGAAACATTACACTTTATAGCTCTTGGGATGAGAAATTCTCTATTGCATTAAGTCAAGATGAAATCCAAAACCTAATGTCTTACGCTGATACCATTAGTATTTATGATCCAGAAACCCTTCGAGATAGCATTGTTGTTGTCACCAATGAATTTAATTGGGAGAATGTACAGAAGTATCGCATCAAGGAAGTTTGGTATTTTGATGAAGAAACCTCTACATTAGGCGTTCGAATATTGGGCATTGCCCCTATTATTAATCGCTATGATGATAACGGCGAATTTCTGAATTCTGGTCCCATGTTTTGGGCTTATTATCCAGAATTGAGAAAAACATTTGCGCAAACGGAGACGTTTAATCCATTGAATGATGGTGCTAGGTTGAGTTGGGATGATTTGTTTGAGGCTCGTCTTTTTTCTTCTTATATTATCAAAGAAAATAATATCCACGATCGACGTATTAAAGATTATGCAAAGAATGGCACCAATGCTTTATTAGAATCCGAAAGAATTCATTCTGAAATTTTTAATTTTGAACATGACCTTTGGTCTTATTAA
- the porV gene encoding type IX secretion system outer membrane channel protein PorV: MTNNIFYMKMTILRSCLILIATLTLSQTKTIAQGSIDCPFNGASADGSDCNNTIITAVPFLRIVPDARFGGMGDVGIAMPSDPNSMHFNASNLTFAPKDFSISATFTPWLRALGLNDVFLAYLSAYKHVDYFQTIGVSLRFFSLGQIQYTDDQGNPLQTVRPNEFELAFAYARKLGKDFSVGFTPKYIFSNLGTGAVSGGQTMTPAHGFATDLSFTFRKELQIGKKREDLKDRKNAIFSAGLVFSNIGTKISYTQSANRDYIPANLGLGFSFEYQFDKHNSIVVGLDINKLLVPTPVRKLQYDEDGEIIKDSNGDPVINPDYDANNDDVADYKQQSVPASIFSSFGDAPGGAGEEFSELMWSVGLEYWYNKQFAVRFGHYNEHKFKGNRKFFTVGLGIRYKIFNINFSYLIPSQAGQRNPLDNTLRFSIMFDFGKAPDKKKGKKR; encoded by the coding sequence ATGACAAACAATATTTTTTATATGAAGATGACGATTCTAAGAAGTTGCCTTATTCTTATTGCAACCCTTACTCTTTCTCAGACAAAAACAATTGCACAAGGCTCTATAGATTGCCCTTTTAATGGTGCTTCTGCCGATGGTTCTGATTGCAACAATACAATTATTACAGCTGTCCCATTCTTACGCATTGTTCCAGATGCTCGTTTTGGCGGTATGGGCGATGTAGGAATTGCAATGCCTTCAGATCCCAACTCTATGCATTTTAATGCATCCAACTTAACATTTGCACCAAAGGACTTTAGTATTTCAGCTACGTTTACTCCTTGGTTACGTGCCTTGGGGTTAAACGATGTATTTTTAGCCTATTTGTCGGCTTACAAACACGTTGATTATTTCCAAACCATCGGGGTTAGCCTTCGCTTTTTCTCTTTGGGACAAATTCAATATACAGATGATCAAGGGAATCCGTTGCAAACGGTTCGTCCAAACGAATTTGAATTGGCTTTTGCTTATGCTCGTAAACTAGGTAAAGATTTTTCAGTTGGTTTCACTCCAAAATACATTTTTTCTAATTTGGGAACTGGGGCCGTTTCTGGAGGACAAACAATGACTCCAGCACATGGTTTTGCTACTGATTTATCCTTTACTTTTCGCAAAGAGTTGCAAATTGGCAAAAAAAGAGAAGATCTAAAAGATAGAAAAAATGCTATTTTCTCTGCTGGACTAGTGTTCTCTAACATTGGTACAAAAATATCTTATACTCAATCTGCTAACCGTGATTACATTCCTGCTAATTTAGGCTTAGGGTTCTCATTTGAGTATCAATTTGACAAACACAACTCTATTGTTGTAGGCTTAGATATTAATAAACTGTTAGTACCTACTCCTGTTCGTAAACTTCAATATGACGAAGATGGAGAAATAATCAAGGATAGTAATGGTGATCCAGTTATCAATCCTGATTACGATGCCAATAATGATGATGTAGCAGATTACAAGCAACAATCTGTTCCTGCTTCTATCTTTTCTTCCTTTGGAGATGCACCAGGTGGTGCTGGAGAAGAATTCTCTGAATTGATGTGGTCTGTAGGTTTAGAATATTGGTACAACAAACAATTTGCTGTTCGTTTTGGACACTACAATGAGCATAAATTTAAAGGAAATCGAAAATTCTTTACAGTTGGATTAGGTATTCGTTATAAAATTTTCAACATCAACTTTTCGTATCTAATTCCTTCTCAAGCAGGGCAACGTAATCCTTTGGACAACACCTTACGTTTCTCTATTATGTTCGATTTTGGAAAAGCTCCAGACAAGAAAAAAGGTAAAAAAAGATAG